The proteins below come from a single Lepidochelys kempii isolate rLepKem1 chromosome 20, rLepKem1.hap2, whole genome shotgun sequence genomic window:
- the LOC140900923 gene encoding inhibin beta C chain-like: MAPGSGTCLERSGQPPGGWLALAALALLWGSSVQGGGKPGCPACRMPTLEPGTERRFLLELAKRQVLEKLHLMERPNVTQPVPRLAVTNALRRLHVGQAQRDRQPGPFAPWDGPEANELGYEIISFAKTEFSSPSSMGLHFQFSQGMGRDVHILQAQLWLYVRTPRSGLSPVTLRVSQAGVLLSERQLEARAGGWHTVALLPALQAFFRGQEKTLRLELECRGCQANATAGSDAGSSHQPFLVAKATVRKPGQQVAKRSLRCDQTSDLCCRKDYYVDFRDIGWNDWIIKPEGYQINYCMGQCPTHVASSPGMASSSHTAVLNLIRAHNLQPGGQSCCVPTHRRPLSILYFDRNSNILKTDIPDMIVEACGCS; encoded by the exons ATGGCTCCTGGCTCCGGCACGTGCCTGGAGAGGAGCGGGCAGCCCCCAGGGGGTTGGCTAGCCctggctgccctggccctgctgtgGGGATCCTCGGTCCAGGGAGGAGGGAAGCCGGGGTGCCCGGCGTGCAGGATGCCCACCCTGGAGCCAGGCACGGAGAGGCGCTTCCTGCTCGAGCTGGCCAAGCGGCAGGTCCTGGAGAAGCTGCACCTGATGGAGAGGCCCAATGTCACCCAGCCGGTGCCCCGCCTGGCCGTCACCAACGCCCTGCGGCGTCTGCATGTGGGCCAAGCCCAGCGGGACAGGCAGCCGGGGCCCTTCGCCCCCTGGGACGGCCCCGAGGCCAACGAGCTGGGCTACGAGATCATCAGTTTTGCCAAGACAG agttctcctctccctccagcatGGGGCTGCATTTCCAGTTCAGCCAGGGCATGGGCCGGGATGTCCACATCCTGCAGGCCCAACTGTGGCTTTACGTCCGGACCCCCCGGAGCGGGCTGTCCCCGGTCACGCTGCGGGTCTCCCAGGCCGGGGTGCTGCTGAGCGAGAGGCAGCTGGAGGCCCGGGCCGGCGGCTGGCACACTGTCGCCCTCCTGCCCGCGCTCCAGGCCTTCTTCCGGGGGCAGGAGAAGACACTGAGGCTCGAGCTGGAGTGCCGCGGGTGCCAGGCCAATGCCACGGCCGGGAGCGACGCCGGCAGCTCCCACCAGCCCTTCCTGGTGGCCAAGGCCACAGTGCGGAAGCCAGGGCAGCAGGTGGCCAAACGCAGCCTTCGCTGCGACCAGACCTCCGACCTATGTTGCCGCAAGGACTATTACGTGGACTTCCGGGACATCGGGTGGAACGACTGGATCATCAAGCCAGAGGGCTACCAGATCAACTACTGCATGGGCCAGTGCCCGACCCACGTGGCCAGCAGCCCGGGCATGGCCTCCTCCTCCCACACGGCCGTGCTCAACCTGATCCGGGCCCACAACCTCCAGCCGGGCGGGCAGTCCTGCTGTGTGCCCACGCACCGCCGGCCCCTCTCCATCCTCTACTTCGACCGCAACAGCAACATCCTCAAGACCGACATCCCGGACATGATCGTCGAGGCCTGCGGCTGCAGCTAG
- the LOC140900792 gene encoding inhibin beta C chain-like, translated as MLFACGDQKEMAAVQALLLLMLIGVAEPGAGRCPACEMAALDPEVQKSFLIELAKQRILSKLHLKERPNVTQPVSSAGLLTALARLRVRCTNPSITLEMPNRSPKTDVQEYEILSFAEPGPSAPNRTRLHFHFTQDAGRSVQILHANMYVFLAAPGGPGRRLTAKLLLSEPGDANPTLVGRRPLEVKRGGWAAVEVRAAVQSFFSKGGQRLTAELELEGSLEPALLLSNSESHWPFMVATARASPRHRIRRRAIECNSKSRTCCRKQFFIDFKEIGWEGWIIQPEGYHMNYCTGQCPIHVASMPGLASSFHTAILNLMKANDAHATVSSCCVPTSRRPLSLLYYNQDSNVIKTDIPDMIVDACGCT; from the exons ATGCTCTTTGCCTGTGGGGATCAGAAGGAGATGGCCGCCGTGCAAGCCCTCCTGCTTTTAATGCTCATCGGAGTAGCCGAGCCCGGGGCAGGTCGATGCCCTGCCTGCGAGATGGCAGCCCTGGACCCAGAGGTGCAGAAGTCGTTCCTCATTGAGCTAGCAAAGCAGAGGATTCTTTCCAAGCTGCATTTGAAGGAGCGACCCAATGTGACCCAGCCGGTCTCCAGCGCTGGCCTGCTGACAGCTCTGGCGAGGCTACGTGTCAGGTGCACGAACCCGAGCATCACGTTGGAGATGCCAAACCGGAGCCCCAAGACTGATGTGCAAGAGTATGAGATTCTCAGCTTTGCTGAGCCAG GGCCCTCCGCTCCCAACAGGACGCGTCTGCACTTCCACTTCACCCAGGATGCCGGCAGAAGCGTGCAAATCCTCCACGCCAACATGTACGTGTTCCTGGCAGCCCCCGGCGGCCCCGGGCGCAGGCTCACGGCGAAGCTGCTGTTGTCCGAGCCGGGCGATGCAAACCCGACGCTGGTTGGCAGGAGGCCGCTGGAGGTGAAGCGGGGAGGCTGGGCCGCGGTGGAGGTGAGGGCAGCTGTCCAGAGCTTCTTCAGCAAAGGCGGCCAGAGGCTAACCGCAGAGCTGGAGCTTGAAGGAAGCCTGGAGCCTGCCCTGCTTCTCAGCAACAGCGAGTCTCACTGGCCGTTCATGGTGGCCACGGCCCGGGCCAGTCCCCGACACCGGATTCGCCGCCGGGCCATCGAGTGCAATAGCAAGTCCCGGacatgctgcaggaagcagttcttcattgacttcaaggagatCGGCTGGGAGGGCTGGATCATCCAGCCGGAGGGCTACCACATGAACTACTGCACGGGGCAGTGCCCCATTCACGTGGCCAGCATGCCCGGCCTGGCCTCCTCCTTCCACACAGCCATCCTGAATCTCATGAAGGCCAACGACGCGCACGCCACCGTCAGCTCCTGCTGCGTCCCCACGAGCCGCCGGCCCCTCTCCCTGCTCTACTACAACCAGGACAGCAACGTCATCAAGACCGACATCCCCGACATGATCGTGGACGCCTGCGGCTGCACCTAA